Below is a genomic region from Sphingomonas sp. KR3-1.
ATCAGCGGCCGGCCGAGGAAATCCTGCACCGCGCGCACCCGGTCCGCGACATGATCCAGCGCCGCCTCGGTCAGCGGCATCGGCAGCAGGTCGTGGCTGTTCACCCCCTGCACCCCGGTCCAGCAGAGATGGTCGGAGATCCACAGGGGCCGGAAGCGCTCGGCCAGGTCCCTGAGCTTGCCGAGATAGGCCAGGTCGAGCGGCGCGGTGCTGCCGATCGACAGCGACACGCCGTGCAGCACCACCGGCCGGTGCGCCGCGACATGCTCGAACACGGCAAGGCCATAGCCCTGGTTGTCGAGCAGGTTCTCGGTGATCGCCTCGAACCAGTCGACGCCCCACAGGCTCGGGGGCGTCGACATCAAATGCGGGAAATGCTCCTCGCGCAGCCCCAGCCCGTCGCCGGGATTGGGCAGGCCGAGCCGGGGGGCCGTCATCAGGTCGAGGGCGGGTAAGCGAGACGCAGGTCGTTCGGCGGCTGCTGGACCAGCCCCTGCACCGGCTTGTCGGGATCGCCATTGACCTTGTACGCGACCACCTTGGCGAAGGCCTGGAAGGCGATGTCCTCCACCTTGTCGCCTTCGTTGAAGGGGATCGTCGCGATCATCTTCGACTGGGTGGGCGTTGGGGTCGGCGAGGGCGACGGGGTGCCGCAGCCGCTCTTGTCCGTCGCGGTCGAGCAGCCCGAAGGCGCCGGCGTGGGCGACGGCGTGCCGCACAGCACCGGCTTGGTGCTGCCGGCCAGCGCCCAGACCTCCATCGTGCCCGACTTGGGATAGAGCTGCATCGCCGAGATCGGCACCGCGCAGCCGCCGAAGCCGCCGCAGATATTGTCGCTCGGCGCGGTGTACATCGGCCCGCTCGGGGTCGGCGTGGGCGTGGGCGAAGGGGTCGGCGTGCCGCAGCCGGCGGGTGCGGGGGACGGCGTCGGCGTGCCGCACAGCCCGCCATAGGCACGCAGGCTCACCGCCGAGCAGCCGCCGCCCTTCACCGTGGTCGGCGTGCCGCAGCCGCCGGTCGCCACCGGATTGGCCTTGGGCGCGTTCGAGGTCTTGGACGCGGTGCCGCAGCCGCTCGATGCCCCGCCGCAGCTGCCGCCGCCGCTGGTTAGCTGGACGAAGCCGCAGCCGCCCTGGCCCTTGCACAGGTTCGAGCCGCGGCAGGTGTGGTAGATCGCCGTCTGCGCGCAGGCATTGCTGCCCCATTTGCCGCCGACATCGGCGACGTCGAGCCCCTGGCAGGCATGGTTGACGATGTTCTGGTTCGGATTGGCGACGCCCAGCGACAGGTCGGGCGTCTTGCCGAACACTGCCCAGGCGGTCGACATGCGGTCGCCCGATCCGGCCATCGAGGGGAAGGGGAAGGAGACGCTGGCGCCCTCGGGGTTCCAGTAATTGTCGAGCACGGTGGTGACGCCCTTGATCGCGCCGCACACCGCCTGGCTCATCTTCGCATAGTTGCCCGCCGCATCGGCGGCGTTGTGCAGGTTGTTGAGCGCATCGGCGATCGCCTGCGGCGCGGGCAGCTTGTGGGGGTTGTTGTTCGGATCATAGCCGTCGGTGGTCAGGTCCTTGCCCGTCCATTTGCCGACCTTGGGCGACTGGTCCCAGGTCTCGAGCCCGCCGCTGCCGCGGATGTCCTCGATCTCGCGGAAGCGGGTGTAATGGTCGACGCCGTCATTGTCGGCGCGCGCCGCGGCATCGGCGGAGGGGATCAGCTTGCCGTCGGGCGAATAGCTCGGATAGTCCGAGGCGAGCGCATCGCGGTCCGGGCAATAGTGGGGATTGACCGCGCCCTGGATCAGCTTGGCCTTGTCGTCCGGCCGGCGCTGGCCCTTGTCGTCGTAGCGCGCACCAAGCGTGGCGCCTTCGCCCTGGTCGGTGATCGCGTTCATCATGTTGAGCGCCTGCTTCAGCGCGATCTCGGGATCGGTGAGCGCGATCGTCGACTCGAAGCCCATGAACTCGCGCATCGGATGGCCGGGGAAGCTGAAATTGTTGAACAGGTCGTTCTGCTGGCCTGACGCGTCCATCACATGATCCCAGAGACGCGAACCGTCCTCATAGGTGATCAGCAGATAGTCGCGGTAGCATTGGTACATATAGCCGATCGAGCCGAACATGATGTTCGCATCGAGCTCGGGCACCGTGGTCCACTGGAAGGGGACCTTGGGGAAATACTTGCCCTGGTTGCGGACGATGTCCTTCTCCGCGGTTTCCTGCGGCTGCTCGATCGCCAGGAACAGCTTGATCCGCTCCTCGTCGAGCGGGCCGACATTGACCTTCACGTCCTTGAACCGGTTGGTGTCGGTCAGGTCGACCACGCCGGGGATCGCGGTGAGGCTGGGGCCGTAGCAGGTCCAGCCATGGTTGCCGTCCTGCAACGCCGTGGCAGTGAAGCTCGGAGTCGCGCCGATCGCGGTGGCGAGGTTGGCCGCCATCTGCAGGTGGAGCATCTCCTGGATGAACACCGAGAAGACGATGTTGAACGCCTTCTTGTTGCCCCAGCCCTTGGCGCCGGGCTTGTAGTCGGTGAAGGCGCTGGTCTTGGCGCCCGGCCATTGCCGGCCCTTGTAGAAGCTGTTCCCCTGGCTGGTGATCGGGTGCATGCCGGTGATCGAGTAGAGCGAGGTCATGTAGAGCGGGATGGTGAACAGCTCGACGTTCACAGCGGCCTGCGCGATCCATCGGACCACGAGCTTGTCGGTTGGCAGGAAGGATAGCGGGCGCGCGGACAGTTCGCCCGCATTGTGCGTCAGATGCATGACAATTTCCCCAAGCTCTGCAGAAACCTGCTGCGGCACTTGGTTCCACCAACGCAATTGGTCCGTCAATCGCCGATAGGACCAATATAGTTGCATGCACTATTTGTTACGGTTGTTCGTCAATTTACGCTTTTCTTGGCAGAAGCGGCGTACTTGCCTCGCCGGCCGGGCAGGCTATCCCGCCTGGATGAGGGGGGATCGACGATGCACGCACTGATGCCGCCGGTGGCGCTGATCGCCACCCTGGCGCTGCTCGCCTGGTTCCACCGCAACGACCGCCGCAATTTCGAGCGCTTCCGCAAGATCGAGGACACCCGCCTGCGCCAGCGCGCCTTTCTGCGCGGCGCGATGAAGGCCTGCGCGCTCTATCTCGGCATGCCGCTCGTCGGCCTGGTGCTGCTCGGCCGAATCGACGCGCTGTGGATTTTCCCGAGAGAGTTCTGGCCGCTGCTTCCCTATGCACCCGTCTTCGCGCTGACGGACCCGACCTTTCTCGCCGAGGCAGCCGCCGGAGCGCTGGGCGGCGCGGTGCTTGGCATGGCCATCCTCTTCCGGCGCCGGCGCGGGCCGCGAAAGCCGGCGCGCGCGCTCGACATCACGCCGATGCTGCCGCGCAATCGCGCCGAGACGCTCCACATCCTGCCGCTGATCCTCAATGCGGGGGTAAGCGAGGAGATCTGCTTCCGCCTCTATGTCCCGCTGCTGATCACTATGTGCGGCGCGCCGGCCTGGGCTGCCTTTCTCGCCGCGGCAATGCTGTTCGGCTGGCTGCACCGCTACCAGGGCTGGCTGGGCGTCGTGCTCACCGGCGTCATCGGCGCCGCGCTCGCCGCCTGCTATGTCGGGACAACGGGCCTCGTCTTCCCGATCGTGCTGCATCTGCTGACCAATCTCAACGCGCTGATCCTGCGCCCCGCGATCCAGAAGCGGTTTCGCGCCCGCGCCGATTGACAGGCGCAACCCACCGATTACCCCTCCGCATCTGTTCTGGCGGGAGGAAAGCATATGCGGTTGGTTAGTC
It encodes:
- a CDS encoding DUF692 domain-containing protein, which produces MTAPRLGLPNPGDGLGLREEHFPHLMSTPPSLWGVDWFEAITENLLDNQGYGLAVFEHVAAHRPVVLHGVSLSIGSTAPLDLAYLGKLRDLAERFRPLWISDHLCWTGVQGVNSHDLLPMPLTEAALDHVADRVRAVQDFLGRPLIVENPSTYLEFRTSQMPEAEFLARLCEATGCGLLLDVNNVHVSSFNHALDPLDYIDAVPAEHVVQVHLAGPSDHGTHLIDTHDAPVPDAVWPLYARLWERCGPVATMVEWDAKVPAFEVVAAELAKARRVREGLPLAA
- a CDS encoding ferritin-like domain-containing protein, whose product is MHLTHNAGELSARPLSFLPTDKLVVRWIAQAAVNVELFTIPLYMTSLYSITGMHPITSQGNSFYKGRQWPGAKTSAFTDYKPGAKGWGNKKAFNIVFSVFIQEMLHLQMAANLATAIGATPSFTATALQDGNHGWTCYGPSLTAIPGVVDLTDTNRFKDVKVNVGPLDEERIKLFLAIEQPQETAEKDIVRNQGKYFPKVPFQWTTVPELDANIMFGSIGYMYQCYRDYLLITYEDGSRLWDHVMDASGQQNDLFNNFSFPGHPMREFMGFESTIALTDPEIALKQALNMMNAITDQGEGATLGARYDDKGQRRPDDKAKLIQGAVNPHYCPDRDALASDYPSYSPDGKLIPSADAAARADNDGVDHYTRFREIEDIRGSGGLETWDQSPKVGKWTGKDLTTDGYDPNNNPHKLPAPQAIADALNNLHNAADAAGNYAKMSQAVCGAIKGVTTVLDNYWNPEGASVSFPFPSMAGSGDRMSTAWAVFGKTPDLSLGVANPNQNIVNHACQGLDVADVGGKWGSNACAQTAIYHTCRGSNLCKGQGGCGFVQLTSGGGSCGGASSGCGTASKTSNAPKANPVATGGCGTPTTVKGGGCSAVSLRAYGGLCGTPTPSPAPAGCGTPTPSPTPTPTPSGPMYTAPSDNICGGFGGCAVPISAMQLYPKSGTMEVWALAGSTKPVLCGTPSPTPAPSGCSTATDKSGCGTPSPSPTPTPTQSKMIATIPFNEGDKVEDIAFQAFAKVVAYKVNGDPDKPVQGLVQQPPNDLRLAYPPST
- a CDS encoding CPBP family intramembrane glutamic endopeptidase, yielding MHALMPPVALIATLALLAWFHRNDRRNFERFRKIEDTRLRQRAFLRGAMKACALYLGMPLVGLVLLGRIDALWIFPREFWPLLPYAPVFALTDPTFLAEAAAGALGGAVLGMAILFRRRRGPRKPARALDITPMLPRNRAETLHILPLILNAGVSEEICFRLYVPLLITMCGAPAWAAFLAAAMLFGWLHRYQGWLGVVLTGVIGAALAACYVGTTGLVFPIVLHLLTNLNALILRPAIQKRFRARAD